In the Borreliella mayonii genome, ATTTAATTTTTTAATAGTACAAATACATTTTGACTGACTCTAAATAACTCAACATTTAACTCAAAAATCCTAAATTTTAATACAAAAATTGAAATTTTAACTTGTATTTTTCAAAAATAGTAAACTTTAACCTGAAAATCTCAAACTAAAATTTTTTTAACTTTTCTAAAATAGAAATACATATGCTAATATGTTTTTATGCAACTTTTTTTTAAAAAAGCAACCCTGCCAAACAGAATTTTTTTTAGAATAAATTCATTCGAATTTATTCTAATTGATTTAAATATTACACCACTCTTTTTATCCAAATTATCCATTTTAAAAATCTTAAGCAATACCTTAATTCTTTTCTTTTTCTAGATAATTTCTCAAATTTAAATCTTATTTTTTATTTTTTCTACTAACTTATTTATGTTAAAAAATTTTATTATTTAATAAATAATTTTCATATCCTTTTATTAAAGACGAAATATAGTCTTCTCCTTTTTTATTTTTTAATGCCTTAAAATCACTAAGTAAAATGATAAAATCTTCTTTGGTTAATGAGTAAAGACTGGCTACAATAAAATTGTTTTCATTTTCTTTTTCTTTAAAAAATTCATCTTCTTTATCTAGTTTCAGTATTTTATTAACTTTTTCTTTGCTAAGCTCAAAATGTTCTAAATAAAGTAAATATTTAAAATTATCGGAATCATTTTTAGCTATCATTAAAGAAGTGTTTTTCACAAGATTTAAATATAAAGAATTACTTAAAATTTCTTTTTCTTCAGGTTGAGGCATGGAACATTGATATAAACATGGCTTTAGTACATTTGAGTTAACAAATCTTCTAATCATAAAGTCAAATACAAATGTGTTAAAAATAGATACAATAAATAATTTTTTATAAATAGATATTGGTATTTTCTCATAATTTACATATATTGAATGTACACAATAACAATTTCTAGGGCATAATGTACTAATCATTGTTCTTTCATCTGTGTTTCTTGCAATACCTCTATAGAACACTCTTTCAGTTTGAAAATGATTATCTTTGGTTAATGCTTTTTCTAAGTCTTTTTTATCTATCCACAGCAATTTAGAACTTTCTTTTGCGTCTTTATCTTCAAAAAATCTTGAATTAAATTGATGAACATTAGATCCGGAATAAAGAAATATAAAGTTTTCATTATTATATTCTTTATAGAATGCTTTATAATTTGTTAAATTTAGTCCTTGTTTAAAATCAACATACTCTTCACTAAGAGTACTAAATTGACTAAATATTTTGTTAATTAGGCTAAATTCTTCATTATCTTTAAATTCAATTATTGATTCTTGTATAGGAGATAATTCTTTAATTTGATCTATACTTAACTCAATTCCTCTATAAGGATCGTATTTATTATCTTTTAAATCACCAGTTATTTCTTTAATAATATTATCATCGTTTTGAATCATGAATTTTGCTTTAAAGCTTGATGTAGATTCTTCAGCATTACTAAGTTGAAATATTGAAAATTTAAAACTTGAATGCACATCTTTAAATCTTTTTTTATTTTCAAATTGATAAATATAATTAAGTTTATAGTTAGCAAATATATGTTTTCTTAATGTTTTTGAACTAAATTCACTCCAAAGGCTTGAAGGAACCAAATAGGTTAAATTGCCTTTTCTTTTTATTAATTTTAGATTAAATGCTACAAAGTATCTAAAAAGATTGGGATCACCACCACTGGTAAAATCTTTAAAATCAAATTTATAAATATTGTTAATAGTACTTATACTGTTTTTTTCTTCGTTGTATTCAATATTCAAAGGATGATTATCTTTACTAAGTATTTCTTGCTTTATTTTATTTTGTTCTTTTATGCTTAATTTTCTGTAACCGGGAATGTGTTTTGAGAAAAACTCTGCTTCATTAAACTTAGTTTTCTCCCATGGAGGATTTCCAATTACAATATCAAATCCTTCCTGAATATCTGGAAACTCAATTCCATAGTGAAAAAATTTATAGTAGCTACTCAATTTTTTAATTTTTTCTATTTTTTCTTTATCTTCAATAGAAATTTTATTGCCCAAAATATTTTCAATTAAACTAATTACAGATGTAATATCACTAAATTCTATATTCAAAGATTTGTCAAAAGATAATGAATAAAGTTTGATTAAAGAAAATATTATTTTTAAATTATCTATATCTTCACTTTCTTCATATTCTTTGTATATCTTTTTAGATTTTTCTATATCTTCTTTAGTAGTATCATTAATACCTTTAATTTTTTGATAGATATCTTCTAAAATAGTTGTAATTTCTTTAATTCTTTTTTTAAACAAAGAAAATCCACTTTCAAATTTCTTTTTTGTAATATCAAAAAATTCATCTTTGGTATATCCCAATAGAGCATTTCCTACTTTTATATGATGTTCAATAAAACTTAGTGGTGTTCCAAAAATAAAGGTATTAATCCATAAACTTAGCATAGTAATTTCAATTGAAATAGGATTAATATCAACGCCATAAATACACTTCTTTAGCAAGATCCTTCTAAGTACTAATTCTTTACTTATACTATCCTGAACATCATATTCTTCACTTTCTTTTAGAATAGCTCTATATTCTTTATCGAGTTCTTTTTTTACATCTTCAAATTTATCTAGATCGTACCATACTTTTTCTGTTAAATAATCTAGACAAGAAATTAAAAAATGCCCCGATCCACAAGAATTGTCAATGATTTTTATATCTAAAGGGGACTTGGTTTTAAGCTGTTCTTCAATTGACGATGTAACCATAAAATCAGTTAGATCATCTGGAGTGTAATATGCCCCACTTTTCTTTCTATCAAGCGACCTGGATGTAAGATAAATATTGCCTTGATAGTATGTAGCAACTTTGTTTACCTGCTTGTTTGCAAGCTCTTCTTCGGTACGAATGAGATAAACTCCGTCTTCAATAATACGATGAACAGTAGTATCTGCAATTCTTAGGTCATATTCAAGCAGGGTTTCATATAATTCTCCAAAACTTTTGGGATCTAGCTTTGAATACTCTACAAATTTTTTATCTTTAATATTTTTTTCTTCAAAGAAGAGTATTTTAACCAGTATTTCTTCAAGTTCACTAATACTTAGCAAACTTTCATTATTCAAATATTTAACCTTATCTTCTGCAAATAATCCTCCATTAAATATAGGAAACTTTATTGCATCACTTCCTTTATCAAGTAAATTAAAAATTGTTATTATTTTTTTATATCCTAATTTATTTTTTGTATTTTCATCATAAAAAAAATATCTAAAAGATACAGAAGATCTGTATAGCTTATTTTCTTCTAATATTTTCTTAAAAATTTCATTATCTTCAATATATGCAATAAAAAATATTCTTAAAATAAAAAGAATTGATTCTTCAAGTATGCTAGCTAAAATATGCCCGGTAATTTCTTTGTCTGAAGCTTTAAATTCTTTGTCATATATATTTTTTGCAATTTTAAATACTATAGAGTCATCGGGTCTCTCATAAAGTATCTCTCTTAAGGTTTTTTGAATTATCTCTTTTTCTTTAGCTATTTGTTCTTTTTCAACTTCTATTATATTACTTCTTTTTAAGAATCTTTCTTTTCTTATAAGGTAGATAAATAAAACAAACCATTCTTGTTCTTTATATTCTTCTTTTTCTTCAATTTTAGAAAAATTAAACTCAATATATCTTTTTTCTCCATAAAGTACTTTTGATTTGTCATATAATCTCCATACCTTTCCATTAGAAAGTATCCCATAATATTTTTGATATTGATTTAGATATCTATATAGCTGATCTTCTGCTTCTTTTACTTTATCTTTAGTATGAAAACTAAATGCTGGACGCTTAATTTCTGCTATAAGTAAGATATTTTCAACAGGAATAGGTTCATTATTTTTTTTAGCTTCTTTTACTTTATTATTAAAAGCTACTTTGTCTTTATCATTTTCAAAAAGTAGCATATCTATTCTAGACTCCACTCCTTCTATTTGCCCAGCTTTTTGTTGTTCTACTGAATAATTTAGTTCTTCAAATATAGACTTTAGCAAAGACTCTATATTTGCTTCTGTTGAATTGTCGTCTATTGAAAAAAGTTTGTTTTTTATAAGAATAAAAAAGTCTTTTAGTTTGCTAATATTTTCCTTTCTTATAAAGTCTTTTGATAATTGTTTATAAAGAGATATATTAGGATTGTTTGTTTTTACGATATCATTAGTTTTCATTATCTATGCTTTATAAAAAATCCATTTACATTGTTTACAAATCTTTTCCATATATTATTAATACTAACAATATATTCTAAAAAAATTAAGTTTTTAATTAAAAACTTAATTTTTAAATAAATCGGTTGACAAAATAACTTTCAATGAATTCAATAATGATAAAGATAATATTCATTTATTACTAGAATTTACTCCCGATATACACCCTTATAAATTTATTAATACTCTAAAAACAGTAACTTTAAGATTTACAATAAAAAAATATTTTACTTATTTAGACAAGTATTGCTAAAAACCTTATTTTTGGTCTAGAAATTATTGTCTTCTCTTTAACTGAAGATGCCCTTATTAATATCGTCAAAAAAGTATATTTCAAACCAAAACAAATCTATTTACCGGTAAATTCATCTCCACCAAAATTTCATAGAAATTATAGATGGAAAATTCTTTGTTATTTTTTGTTAAATTATTCAATAATATTAAAATTATTTGATTTTTATTATTAAATTGTAATATTATTATTTTGAATTAAAATTAATATTTATTAGTCTAAATTTGCAAGAAGAATATTTTGAAAAACCCTAAATTAAATAAATCTAAGCTTAACATTATTACAGCAATATTAACTTCAATTTGCATATCATGCGCACCTATTGGAAAGGTCAATCCAAGGCCAAATAGTAATACCAATCCAGAAAATAACCAAAATTAGAATTTAGAGAAGCTTTTCGTATAAATTTTTTATAATTTTCAGGATTATACTCATTGGCAACTATGTTTAATATTCCTCAAATGGCTATAATAAAAGGAATATTGAAATTATAGACTATGTAAGCTGCCGATGCACTTTCCATATCTATTATAATTGCATTTTCAAATTCTTCAAAAATTTTGGATATATTGATTTTCATAATTAATAGATCAGTCTTCCAGCAATTATTAACCCTAAATGTGATATTGTCCTGCCTATCTTAATTTTAAAGCCTTTATTGCAAATGTTTATTTGATATAAATTTGTTAGGATGTTCTGGAGCCTGTCCTATTTAATAATTAGAGGAATTCAAAAAAACATATACAAAGCTAAAAATTATCTAAAAAGCAATTTTTCATACTACATGTTCCAGATGGTATAAAAATAAAAAATGATTTAAGGAACTATAAAGTTTATCTTTTAAAGTTCCTTAAATCCACAAAAGCTTTGCTATAAGCTCTGATATAAATCATAGAATATGGGGAAGGAAAGTACCAATAGTTTAAAACTATAGCTTTTGAGCTAACGAAAGAGGTTGAAGAAACATATAAAGTTAAAAGCCCAAAGTTAATTTCTGAAGGATTGAATATTGATTTTTATCAATATAAAATTAGTATTGCTCTAATTAGGTAAAGGGGCTTCAAGAAAGCCGGGGGCGCATTAATTCATATAATTTTTGGGGGTTTAAATGACTATTTAAAAAAGCATTTGTTAAATTTCTCTACAAGGAAAGCAAATATAATTATATGCTTGCGCATCTTACTATACAAGATAAACAAACTAATAGGGATAAAACCTATAAAATTGCATTGGGTCTAAAATTATTTCATTATGGTTGTTAGCCCGGATGTTTAAAATTTTTTGAGATTTTTAAATATCATTAAAAGATTGGAATTTTTTGTAATAAATAGTACGATTTATTTTTTGGTTATCATATATTTTTTTAAAAAATTTATTATATTCAACCTCATTAACTTCTTTATTTAAAATATCCGTATGGCCCAATAACTATAAAATGGACATTAAACGTATGTGCAACATGCCCTATTACGACACCTTCCATCTCAAAAACTATTACATCTTTAAAGTTTTTTATAATTTTGTTCATATATTTTAGATCAATAAACTGATCTCCTGAAACTATCAATCCCCAATATGCATTAAAATCTATAATTTTTGATTTAACAACTTCTATAGCTTTACTAGCCCAATATTAAAAACATATACAAAAATTCAAATTTTTACCGCTTTTTTAAATTTCTTGCAAAAATATTGAAAAAATTATTTGATCGTATTAACTGCATTAATAAAAACCCTAAATACATTAAATTTAAAATTTTATTTGCCCGCGCTATAAAACAAAATTTAATAAGCATAAAAATACCTTTGCTTCTTTTTCTAAATACTCTTTCACTCTTTTTAAGCCTTTATCATTTGCATAATTGTTGTAAGAACTTATCAACACAAAAATAATAAAACAATAAACATTTTTTTACATATTGCTCCATAGAGTAAAACAAAATACAATACTATATAAATTATATTTAAAATATTTTCTACAAATTCTAAAAAGTTAACAAGTCAATTGATATTGATCTACAGAATTTTTTGTCTTTTACTTAATTATTCTTGTGATATAACGAAAAAATATTTTATAAATTCTTAACTTTGATCAAGTTAATAGAGAAATTTTATGAAAAAGACATATATATTTCGAATATATTTTTATATATACCATTATTTTATTCGTGTTTTTTGACGCCACCAAAATCTTTAAAAATCAACAGTATCAAAACTGAAGTTTTTGATTTTAAGATAATTGAAGAGGGGATATTACAAAATATAATAAAAACCCCATTAAAGAGAGTAATAATAATATTTGTCTTACTTTTAAGGAACCCGAATTAAACGAAATAAAAGAAGGAGAGGTGTTTGAAATACTTGCAAGTGGTTATGTTACATGGGCAAAATCTGGTGATTTAAGAGATATAAAAGATAAAAATAACAATTTAATTGAAGATCTTAGGGAGCTTAAGTATTCTTATATTTTTTCACCCATCCGATTCAAAACTTATTCATTGCTTACCTTTAGCTATACTAATTATAGCATTAATGAAAATAACTATAAAATATTCAGTCAAGAAGTACCTATAGCTAAGATAATAGCATTTGAATCAACTGAAGAGTTTGAAAAAAAATATGAAATCAAAAGTTTAAAACTAAATTCTGAAGAGTCGAATATTGATTTTGAACAAAATAGAACTGGTTTTGCCAAAATCAATTTAAAAGAAACTTCAAGAGAACCTCAATACATTTATTCATATAATTTTGGAGTTTTTGACAATTCCTTAGCAGATTATTTTAAGCTCTTTTACAAGAAAAGTAAATGCAACTATATGCCTGCATATTTTACTATAAAAGATAAACAAACAAATAAAGATAAAACCTACGAAATCATATTAAATCTAAAGCTATTTAATGATGCTATTAGATTAATATTTGATAAGTATTCAAATTTATCAAAAGAAAAATTAAAACTTTTTATTGATGAATGATGAAAACTGAATAAGAAAAGCAAAGGCAAAAAAATGGAGCCAAAAATTCAGCAATTAATATAATTCAAAATTGATAAAGTTATATGGCATATGAGGTATTTTAACTTGTTGATTTAAAAGTATTGGTATTGAAAACCAAAGTAAATTGTCTTCCCCCTTTTTTCTTTTTGTGGATATTAAAACAAAAATCTTTAAAAGTTTCTTAAGCATTATGTAAAATATTTAATTCAAAATATAATAAAACTATTAATTTTAATTTTTCATAAATTGAAATTAATAGTTTTTGGTTTTAATATTATTATATTAATAACATATACCTAGATTTTTACAAACTTAAAAGGAGCTGGGGTATAATATGGAAAAACATATCACAATATTCTTTTCTAAACAATAAAAAAATTATTACTTTTGAACTTTAAATTACTTGCTAACGGATTTAAATGAATTTATTTGAACTAGCTTTTTTATAATTCTATTGTTTATTAGATATCCTAGTTTCTTATTTCTTACTATTTCAGGAATATAATTTGCTGATAATTTTTTCATAATTTACAAACTCTTTGAAACAAGCTTGTGCATATTCTTCAAATTATCTCTACTTACATTTAAATTTTTTTGCTTTTCTATTATTTTCCCAATTAAGTCTTTTTCCTTTTTAAAAAACTCACACATTAAAATTCCCAAAAATTTCTTCTTTTTTTTAACTCTAAAATTAATTCTTTTAGGTTCTTTTTTCTTAGATTTAGTTTTATTTAACTCTATATAGCTAATGCTTTTTTTAAAGCAACAATATATCTTCCCCTTACCATATTATTTTTGTTATGTGTTACAATAATTATCTCAAATTTAAAAATTTCTTTGTTTATAATTATTAGGAAACACAAAACAAATAAAATAAATCAAACTTTTATTTATGTAAAAATTATACTAAATGATAGCATAACTACTCTTAATTAGTATTTTAATTAAAATGCCTAACTTTTCCGAAATGGAGAAGCTATAAAAAACATAAAATTTACACCCTACAATATACACCATATGAATATATACATATCCTATTTTGAAGTTTTTTTATTAATGAATTAACCCTATATTTATTTTATGAGCATAATAGAAGGACATTCATTTTACAAAGTTTCTGAAGCTCAAGAAATCCTTAAAAACAAGTTTGATTATAAAATCACAAAAAGCCATTTAAAATACAAACTAGAGGTTTTTGAATGTTATATTAAAATAGAAAATATAATGATGATTTCAGAAGATTCCTTAAAATATTTAACACTTAGCTTAGTCTTATTTAAAACAACTAAAAATATAAAATAGAAGTAAAAAAGAAATTCAAAAAATGCCTAAATTTAGAGAATTAATCAAAAAAAGATAAATATATTGTTTATATAATGGATGCAATTTAAAAAAACCTATCCCCTAATTTTAAAAACAGAAAACTTTCTCCTTTATGCTACAGAAATAAAATTTTTAACAACAATTATTTTTATTATTTCGGCCTTTTTTCTCAAATTTTTATTGTCCCAAAAAGGTAACAATAAAACGAATAATCTAGAAGAAGTGGCCAATTTGTTATTTAAAAACTTTAAAATTTTTTGCAATGCATTTTAAATTCCAAATTACTTTTGCATAAATAAATAAACTTCTCTTTGCGCAAATGGAAATCCAAACCGATCACTAAAATATTTCTTAAAAAATTATATTCAGCTAGCCCAGATATCATTTGCTTTTCACACTGAAAAGCATCCTCTTGAACACTAGAATTAAAAACACACTGTTTTTAAAATTTTCAATTTAAATTAAAGATTGTATTTTGGCAAAAAATTTTCTATATCTATTTTATATTCTCTGTCTTCATTAGAAATTAACATAATCTTTAATCGTTTTAATTTTTTGATTTTCTTAAAAAACCCTTTAGAAATAGTAACACACAAGGTATTTTTTACTACAAAAGGAAATTCTAAATGAAAAAACTTTTCATTTATATTCGGATCACCAATGTTAAAATCTTTTAATTGCTGCCATTTCTCACTTGGTAAATTATTTTCATGCTTTGAAACTTTAGCATCTTCAAATCCTTCAAAAATTACACTTTTAAAACCTAAAATTTTATTGTCATGCACTTTAAAATCAAACCTATAAACGGTAGATAACGCTTTATAAGCATCTGCACGATAACCTGTCGCTTTTATCATCTTTTTATGCTCAAGCTCAGGAATTATAAGCTGTGATTTTATAAAAACCAATTCTTTTAAATTACTGTCTTTAAAGAGATGTGTAT is a window encoding:
- a CDS encoding class I SAM-dependent DNA methyltransferase, which translates into the protein MKTNDIVKTNNPNISLYKQLSKDFIRKENISKLKDFFILIKNKLFSIDDNSTEANIESLLKSIFEELNYSVEQQKAGQIEGVESRIDMLLFENDKDKVAFNNKVKEAKKNNEPIPVENILLIAEIKRPAFSFHTKDKVKEAEDQLYRYLNQYQKYYGILSNGKVWRLYDKSKVLYGEKRYIEFNFSKIEEKEEYKEQEWFVLFIYLIRKERFLKRSNIIEVEKEQIAKEKEIIQKTLREILYERPDDSIVFKIAKNIYDKEFKASDKEITGHILASILEESILFILRIFFIAYIEDNEIFKKILEENKLYRSSVSFRYFFYDENTKNKLGYKKIITIFNLLDKGSDAIKFPIFNGGLFAEDKVKYLNNESLLSISELEEILVKILFFEEKNIKDKKFVEYSKLDPKSFGELYETLLEYDLRIADTTVHRIIEDGVYLIRTEEELANKQVNKVATYYQGNIYLTSRSLDRKKSGAYYTPDDLTDFMVTSSIEEQLKTKSPLDIKIIDNSCGSGHFLISCLDYLTEKVWYDLDKFEDVKKELDKEYRAILKESEEYDVQDSISKELVLRRILLKKCIYGVDINPISIEITMLSLWINTFIFGTPLSFIEHHIKVGNALLGYTKDEFFDITKKKFESGFSLFKKRIKEITTILEDIYQKIKGINDTTKEDIEKSKKIYKEYEESEDIDNLKIIFSLIKLYSLSFDKSLNIEFSDITSVISLIENILGNKISIEDKEKIEKIKKLSSYYKFFHYGIEFPDIQEGFDIVIGNPPWEKTKFNEAEFFSKHIPGYRKLSIKEQNKIKQEILSKDNHPLNIEYNEEKNSISTINNIYKFDFKDFTSGGDPNLFRYFVAFNLKLIKRKGNLTYLVPSSLWSEFSSKTLRKHIFANYKLNYIYQFENKKRFKDVHSSFKFSIFQLSNAEESTSSFKAKFMIQNDDNIIKEITGDLKDNKYDPYRGIELSIDQIKELSPIQESIIEFKDNEEFSLINKIFSQFSTLSEEYVDFKQGLNLTNYKAFYKEYNNENFIFLYSGSNVHQFNSRFFEDKDAKESSKLLWIDKKDLEKALTKDNHFQTERVFYRGIARNTDERTMISTLCPRNCYCVHSIYVNYEKIPISIYKKLFIVSIFNTFVFDFMIRRFVNSNVLKPCLYQCSMPQPEEKEILSNSLYLNLVKNTSLMIAKNDSDNFKYLLYLEHFELSKEKVNKILKLDKEDEFFKEKENENNFIVASLYSLTKEDFIILLSDFKALKNKKGEDYISSLIKGYENYLLNNKIF
- the bptA gene encoding virulence-associated protein BptA; amino-acid sequence: MREILFFGLLSICIFLVFFFYKQKENNIIYNRIVEKFEDNVVIDEIYTHLFKDSNLKELVFIKSQLIIPELEHKKMIKATGYRADAYKALSTVYRFDFKVHDNKILGFKSVIFEGFEDAKVSKHENNLPSEKWQQLKDFNIGDPNINEKFFHLEFPFVVKNTLCVTISKGFFKKIKKLKRLKIMLISNEDREYKIDIENFLPKYNL